Below is a window of Bacteroidota bacterium DNA.
AATTGCTGAAATGGCAACTGGTGAAGGAAAAACGCTGGTATCTACTTTAGCAGCATACTTAAATGCACTTTCAGGACGGGGAGTTCATATAGTTACGGTGAATGATTATTTAGCCAGACGTGACTGTGAATGGAATGGGCCTTTATATGAATTTTTAGGTATTCGTGTTGATTGCATAGAATATCACAAACCCAATTCGTCAGAGAGAAGAAATGCTTATTTGGCTGATATTACCTATGGAACAAATAACGAGTTTGGTTTTGATTATTTGAGAGATAACATGGCCAGAAATCCAGAAGATTTAGTTCAGCGCAAACACCATTATGCCATGGTTGATGAGGTTGACTCTGTTTTGGTTGATGATGCTCGTACTCCCTTAATTATTTCAGGACCTACTTCAAACACTGAAAAAGATCAGGAAACATTTTTAGAGCTAAAGCCAAGAGTTGAAAAACTGCTAAAGTACCAAAAGGAATATGTAAACAAAGCTTTGAATATTGCCAAATCTGCACTATCTAAATCTTTGGATCATAAAGAAACAAGCGAACCAGCTATGATGCTGTTGCGAGCGTTTCGAGGTCTACCTAAAAACAAAGCAACTATCAAATTTTTAAGTGAATCTGGGATTAGGAGTTATATGCAGAAAGTTGAAAATTATTTTATGCAAGAGCAATCAAAGCATATGCCTGAAATAGACAAGGAACTGTATTTTGTAATTGATGAGAAAAATAATTCCATTGAGCTTACCGATATGGGAATTGAAACAATTACTTCTCAAGGCGAGGATCCTACATTTTTTGTTTTGCCAGATGTAGGAGCTGAAATTTCGGCTATTGATGATTCTGAATTACCCGATAATGAAAAGATATCCCAGAAGGACACGCTTTTAAAAGAATTTTCGCTTAAGTCAGAACGAATTCATGTTATCAATCAACTACTAAAAGCGTATACACTTTTTGAAAAGGATGTAGAATATATTATTGGCGAGAATAGAATTAAGATTGTTGATGAACAAACAGGACGTGTTCTTGAAGGAAGGAGATATTCTGATGGATTGCATCAGGCTATAGAAGCTAAAGAAAATGTTAAGATTGAGAAACTGACTCAAACCTATGCAACCATCACCTTGCAGAATTATTTCAGGATGTATCACAAACTTTGTGGCATGACAGGTACTGCTGAAACCGAAGCAGGTGAATTCTGGCAAATATATAAATTGGATGTGGTAGTTATTCCAACAAACAGACCGATTGTTCGTGATGATAAAGATGATTTGATATATAAAACTGTTCGCGAAAAATACAATGCTGTTGTTGACGAAATAGAGCAATTAGTGAATGCTGGAAGGCCGATTTTAGTGGGAACAACTTCCGTAGAAATTTCAGAATTATTAAGTAAAATTCTGACCAGAAAAAAAATTAAACACAATGTGTTGAATGCCAAGCAGCACCAACGTGAAGCTGATATTGTTGCTGAAGCAGGACAGGCAGGAGCTGTAACCATTGCGACCAATATGGCAGGAAGGGGAACTGACATTAAACTTCGCGAAGGAGTTGTTGCATCAGGTGGTTTAGCCATTATTGGAACCGAAAGGCATGATTCACGAAGAACGGATCGGCAGTTACGAGGTCGTGCGGGTCGACAAGGGGATCCAGGTTCATCACAGTTTTATGTGAGTTTGGAAGATAATTTAATGCGTTTATTTGGTTCGGAACGAATTGCTAAATACATGGACCGACTGGGCTTGAAAGATGGTGATGTCATTCAACATTCCATGATATCGAAAAGTATCGAACGCGCTCAAAAGAAAGTCGAAGAAAATAACTTTGGTATTCGTAAACGT
It encodes the following:
- the secA gene encoding preprotein translocase subunit SecA, translated to MSNTLAKVLTSVFGNKSDRDVKSATPLVIKINEAYEKFHSYSDDEIRENTTKFRNQIQEHLNSIDDKISTIKNSIDTDLDMQPEDKEELYRNIDKLEKERNEELEKVLKQVLPEAFATMKQVSKRLTENKQLVVTANDRDKELAVSKDYVKIQGDQATYANEWDAAGGLIKWEMVHYDVQLIGGVVLHEGKIAEMATGEGKTLVSTLAAYLNALSGRGVHIVTVNDYLARRDCEWNGPLYEFLGIRVDCIEYHKPNSSERRNAYLADITYGTNNEFGFDYLRDNMARNPEDLVQRKHHYAMVDEVDSVLVDDARTPLIISGPTSNTEKDQETFLELKPRVEKLLKYQKEYVNKALNIAKSALSKSLDHKETSEPAMMLLRAFRGLPKNKATIKFLSESGIRSYMQKVENYFMQEQSKHMPEIDKELYFVIDEKNNSIELTDMGIETITSQGEDPTFFVLPDVGAEISAIDDSELPDNEKISQKDTLLKEFSLKSERIHVINQLLKAYTLFEKDVEYIIGENRIKIVDEQTGRVLEGRRYSDGLHQAIEAKENVKIEKLTQTYATITLQNYFRMYHKLCGMTGTAETEAGEFWQIYKLDVVVIPTNRPIVRDDKDDLIYKTVREKYNAVVDEIEQLVNAGRPILVGTTSVEISELLSKILTRKKIKHNVLNAKQHQREADIVAEAGQAGAVTIATNMAGRGTDIKLREGVVASGGLAIIGTERHDSRRTDRQLRGRAGRQGDPGSSQFYVSLEDNLMRLFGSERIAKYMDRLGLKDGDVIQHSMISKSIERAQKKVEENNFGIRKRLLEYDDVMNSQREVIYTRRRNALYGDRLEVDINNMLRDFCDDVIDVNRNEGDFDSFSLDVVRYFATQSQITADEFKEEKQHILADKLFVNLKEAYNRKVNAIAEKAFPVIKRVYEDRGKVLKYIVVPFSDGKKAVDVLVDLEKAYKSKGKEILKSFEKMTTLSLIDDFWKEHLRELDDLKQSVQNVTYEQKDPILIYKLESFKLFETVLGKVSREVLPMIFKGDILTQDPDDVSEGTAKRGAGLSNLKESRPQDFEGTKPPVGATNAEERKVPVRVEKKVGRNDPCPCGSGKKYKSCHGE